The genome window TAATAGTATTGATTTTTGGTTGGTTTAATAGCTGCTATTATTTTATTATGATTATCCTTAACTAATACCAAACAGATCGAATTAGCTGCAGATTAAAAAGATTTACACAGATTTTAAAAAAATAGTAATGAAATCTGTGAGAATCTGCGCAATCAGTGGCGAAAAAAATACATGGTATTATTTGCGGACAGTCATATTATTTTATAACAATATCAATTTTGTTTTTAATATCTCTGGAAGAATTTCCAATATGCAAAATATATTTCCCTGGCTCTACGATCCATTTTTTGCTCTCGGTGCTATAATATGCTAATTCTTTTACAGGAACCTGAATTGTTACAACTGCAGATTTTCCGACACCAACAAATACTTTTTGAAATCCTTTTAACTCTTGAGCAGCGCGGTCGATTTTTGAATCTGCTTTAGAAGCATACAATTGTACTACTTCTTTACCATCTGCTTTTCCTGTGTTCTTAACCGTTACTGAAACTGTGATTTTTTCATTATCAGCATAAGATTCTTTATCTGCTTTTGCATCACTGAAAGCAAAAGTAGTATATGATAATCCGTATCCGAAAGGATATAAAGGTTCAACGTTTTTAGTATCAAACCATCTGTATCCTACCAAAATTCCTTCTTTATATTCAACCGCTTTATCGCCGGGGAAACTATTAGTAGCGTGAGCAGGAGAATCCATTAATTTCTTGGGCATTGTCCAAGGTAATTTCCCTGAAGGATTTACTTTTCCTAACAATACATCGGCCAATGCGTTTCCTCCTTCAGAACCATTGAACCAGCTCCACACTAAGGCATTTGTTTTTTTGCTTAAATCATTAATTTCAAAAGGAGCTCCAGCAATTAAAACCACTATCGTTCTTGAATTTACTTCCAATACTTTTTTAATTAATTCTTCTTGGCCAAATGGTAAATTTAATGTTCGGCGATCTGAAGATTCTGTTTCATAATCGCGGTTTGAACCGGCAAAAACAACAGCCACATCTGAGTTTTTAGCCGCTTCTATTGCTTCCTGCAGTTTGGCTGGATCTAATTGATCAATTGTAACTAGACCTGTAGAAGTTATATTTCCTAAGTTTCCAGCATTTTTTTTATCATAACGCTCCAAATATCCTTCTGCATAATTAATTTTAATAGAAGCTGGGAGTCTGTTTTTTAATCCTTCTAGAGGAGTAATTTCTCTTTTTGTTTTTACACCAGCTCCAAATCCGCCCAAAGCATTTTTCTTCGCTGCATTATTACCAATAACTGCAATAGATTTTACGCCGTCTAATTTTATAGGCAGTGCGTTATTTTCGTTTTTCAAAAGTACTATCGCTTCTGAAGCAATTTTGTAGGCATCCTGATAATGTGCTTCGGTAGCAATACTTCCTGTGGCACGTTTTTTTCCGCCCATTGCTTTTACCTGATACAAAGTATGCAGAATACGTCTTACATGTTTGTCAATTTCTTTTTCTGAAATTTCACCTTTTTGGGCTGCTACAATTAATTTGTCAGCCAGGAAAAATTCGTTAAACTTTTTTGGAGTCCCCATTTCGACATCCAATCCATTCTCTAAAGATTTTACAGTAGAATGCACTGCAGCCCAATCAGACACCACAATACCTTTAAAGTTCCATTCGTCACGTAAAATTTTATTTAGCATATAATCATTCTCACATAAATATTCACCTCTGAATTTATTATAAGCTCCCATAATACTATACGCTTTTGCTTCTCTAACAGATGCTTCAAAAGCAGGCAGATAGATTTCACGGAGTGCACGCTCATCAATCTGTACATCAACAAAATCACGGTTCGTTTCCTGATTATTAGCAGCAAAATGTTTTACGCAGGCCATAACATCATTATCCTGCAGACCAACAATTAAAGGCACAGCCATCTTTTTGTTCAAAAATGGGTCTTCACTCATATATTCATACGTTCTGCCCCCAAGCGGTGTTCTGACGATATTAATAGCAGGTGAAAGCAGCATATCCTTATCTCTGGCACGCATTTCCTGTCCTAAGCTACTCCCGAAAGTATATCCCATTTCTGTATTCCAAGTAGCCGATAATGCGCCGCCCGCTGGATAATAAGTCGCAAAATCGTTTGTTAATCCCGCTGGAGACCAGTTATCACGGGAAATTTCTTCACGTACTCCAAGCGGTCCATCTGCCATTTTTAATTCTGGAATCCCCAAGCGTTTTACTCCTCCTGAAGTAAACATACTGTTACCATGCAGCATTCCTATTTTTTCTTCCAGAGTCATTTGCGAAATCAGCTTCTCAATAGCGGCATCATTCTCATTTGTTATCTCTTTTCCAACATAAGTATTCTGCTGTTTTTTAGATTTCACTGCCTGTGCGCTGCCGTCAGCAAATGCCAGAATAGACACAGCTATAGCAGCATATTTTATTTTATTCTTCATTTTTATTCGGAATTATTATGATTAATTATTGGTTTAAATTTTCAAGTAACTATTGCTTAACAAAACTGAAAAAGACAACATCATTCTCATTTATCTTATAACTTCTGCTATATTTTCCTGTAGCATCAATGGTCACTTTCTCAGTTGCAATTGGCAGACCGCTGTTCTTCTGCTTAATTGATTTTACTTGTTCAAGAGTTAGCTGGCTTGGTCTTCCCATCGCAAAATAATCGGTGTAAGCATCATTGACTTTATAACCCACTTTATAAATCTCCAGATTATATTTTCCTTTCTGTAAGCCTTCCACTTCAATCTTAACCTCCCCTTTTGATTTTGATGGTAAATCTTTTATATAATAGGCTTGATTATTCACATCCTTTTCAGGAAGTGTATAAGTGAAATCCCAAAATAAAAGCTGTACATTGCCCTTAGCATTTTTAGTTGCCCAAGAGGAAGTGTCACTGTTTTTCAGCTCAATCTCTCCTAATTTGTTCATTAGAAAATAAGAGAAATAAGCTGGTTTTTTAATTCCCTGCGTGTTCAATAATCCGAAGCCTCCGTGAAAAGGCGTGAATCTTGGGCCCGGTTCTTCAAAAATATCGGTAAAAACCCAATACGACATTGAATTTGGAGCATTGCCTGATTGTTTTAATTTTTTAAGAATATAAGCCGCCGAATGGTAGCTGTCATGAATTGGATCGGCAGGAGTGTAAGACGTACTCCATTCGGTATAATGCAGTTCGAGATTTGGTTTAGCCGAAGCTGCAATTTGTTTTCTGGAATTAATAACATCACCGCTTACGCTCCACTCGTCCTTATTTAAAACAGTACCTGTAGAACCGTATTCATCCAAATATCCTTGGCTTACACCATAGGTATGTGTCGAAATAAAATCAATTGGTACATTATTTTTAGCGCAAAAATCAATGGTTTCCGGAACCCAGCCAGCGCCTGCAGTTGCGGGACCGCCAACTTTGTAAGCAGGGTCTACACTTTTGACAGCTTTTGCAGCATACTCATATAATTTGAAATAATCCTGCTGCGTTCCTGTCCAAAATCCTGGCGAAAGATTCGGCTCATTCCAAACTTCAAAATACCAGGTTTTTACTTCAGCAGCTCCGTAGCGCTGAGTAAAATGCTGTGTCAGGTTTTTAATTAAATCACCCCATTTAGTATAATCTTTTGGCGGAGTAACATTCCCTTTCCACCAAAAAATAGTTTCTTTTCCGCTCGCTAATGCTGACGGCATAAAACCCAATTCCACAAAAGGTTTCATTTTAATACTCAAAAGAAAATCGAATAAAACATCAACATACTGGTAGTTGTATTCGGGATTTCCTTTGCTGTCCTCACGATACACTGCCATATCATCTGTCAGTAAACCATGCATACGAATGTATTTAAAATCACATTCCTTTTTGGCCATAGCCAGCTGCTGCTGCCAATCGGCACGCAAGCCCTCATTGGCACGGCCTGCACCAATACATTCTTTGAACATGGTGTTCATTTTCCCGGTAACATTATTATAATTTACTTTTATAATTCTGTTATCAGAACTGCTGTTTTGTCCAAACAAATTGAAATTGATTGAATTAATGAAAACCAGTACTGTTATTAAAATTCTTTTCATAAAATATGTTTGAAATTAAACCATTGAATTGTGATTTTTTTACTGTGAAAATTGTTGCTGTTATTGTTGTAGAGATGCACTGCAGTACATCTTTACAACAAAATATCCAGACTATAATTTTTTGAATCTAACTGCTGTTCCTCCGGCTCCTCCTAAATGTAATTTTAGTTTATCTGAAGCTTTAACGGTTTTCTTCGAAATCGCAATTGCAGATGGATTATGTGTCTCATCAGTACCTTCGGCATCAGCATAAATCTGAGCTTCGTAAGTCGCGTTTTTATCTAAAAATGACAATGAAACTTCAACATCACGCGCTTTTTCATTTGTTATAGTTCCTAAATACCAATCAGCACTATTTCTGTCTTTACGGACAGTAGTAATGTATTCTCCAATTTTTCCTTCCAGTACTTTTGTATCTTCCCAGTCAGTTGGGACATCTTTTAAGAACTGCAAAGCTGGTTTGCCTTCGTAATTTTCAGGAAGATCGGCCATCATTTGAATTGGAGCATAAATGGTTATATACAATGCCAGCTGCTGTGCTGCTGTACCGTGAACTCTTTTTCCAGGATAACCTTGTTTTACCTCAACATCAAAAATCCCCGGCGTAAAATCCATTGGTCCAGAAAGCAGTCTCGTAAAAGGAATAATAGTTAAATGACTTGGAGGGTTTCCTTCACTCCAAGCATTGTACTCCTGCCCTCTGGCTGCTTCTCTCGAAACCATATTTGGAAAAGTACGGCGTTCCCCTGTATCTTTTATCGACTCATGATACAATACTGCCAAGTCATATGATGCTGCTTTCTCTAAAATATATCTGAAATAATTCACTCCAAATTGTCCGAAATGATTTTCTTTCATATTTAATTTAGAACCCACGTGTCCAATTTTCACCGAGTGCATTCCTAATCTTTTGTACAAAGCAAAAGCATCATCCACTTCTTTTAAGTAATTAATCAGGTTTGAACCAGTTTCGTGGTAACCAATTAACGCAACGCCTTTTTTATTTCCATACTCCACAACTTTTTCTAAATCGAAGTTGTCTGCACTTTTTGTGAAACTGAACATGTGCATTTTGTTTTCATACCAAGCCGGTGTCCAGCCTTTGTTCCAGCCTTCAATCAGCAGATGATGAAAACCTTCTTTAGCTGTAAAATCCATATATTCTTCGGCACGTTTGGTTGTTGCACCCTGAATTGGACTTTCCCAAAATGAATATTTCCCGATGTGCATTCCCCACCAGATTCCGAAATATTTGTATGGTTTAAAATAATCTACTTTACCTAATTTATTTGGATCATTAAGATTCAGAATCAAATAAGAAGTGATTAAATCCCCTGGCTTTTCACCAATTTGAAGTGTTCTCCATGAAGACGTAAAAGCGTCTTTTACTCTTACTTTCACCCCATCAGCCCAAGGCACCAAATCAGATTTCAACTGTGTTCCTGTATTGTTTACCAAAGTCATGCTGGCAAAATCTTTTAGATTAGCTTCATGAAAACTTAAAGCCAGTCCGCTTTTGCTTTCAATAGTGAGCGGTGTAAGAACGGTATCAAGAGTACTTACCGGTGCATCTTTAAAAAGGTATTCATCACGATTTTCTCTGTTAGCCGGAATCCACCATGCTTTTCCGTCGTCTTTCAGATTGAAAGTCGTTTTTTCATCCATGATAAAAATACTGTCATTCTTTTCTTGTTTTGGATATTCGTATCTAAAAGCAATACCATCATCATAGGCGCGAAACTGAATGTTCAGTCTTCGTTTTTCACTGCTCTTTTGCTGCAGCTGCACAACCATCTCATTATAGTGGTTTCTAATTTTTTTCTTTTCTCCCCATACCTGTTCCCAAGTTTCATCAAAAGAACTGTTTTTTACATCGATAACTTCAAAATTGGTACTGAAATCCTCATTGCCTTTTAACACAAAACCCAAATCAGAGGGCGCAATTACTTGGATTTTACCATGCGAAACAGCATATTTTGGAACTGTTTTATCAAGGCTGAACTTAATTTTGTTTATTCCTCCTGGAGAAGCCAGTTCATAAGATTTGCTTTTTTGGGCCTGTGCAGTACCAACAACTGTTAGTGCTGTTAAAAATGCCGGAAGTATGATTTTTTTTAACATGGTATTATTTTTTAAATGTAATTTTTAAAATCGGGGGAAACCCTAACCTAACCCCCGATTTTCAATTTAAACAAAACTCAATCTAAATTATTTTACCCACTCCGTTTTGAAAGTGGTTTTTCCGTTTAACGGATTTGATGCTGTTTCAAAGCTGTTTCCTTTTTTAGAAACTGTAATTGTCTGTACTACGTCTCCGTCTGGCAGGAAAACTTTAGCTTCAGCAGTTGTTGTCGCATCAGATGCATATACTTTTAAAATCAATTTGCTCCAGTCCATATCTTTGGTAGACTGAGCAAGTCCAATATGAGGAAGTGCTGTACCGTCTTTTACTAAAACTACGATTGGCACTTCGCCAGCCTGAATTTTATGCCATCCGCCCTGATATACTTTCTTAGTCTGGTAATCAATCCATGTTCCAGGAGGAAGGTAAACGTCTCTTTCTGTAACTTCTTCAAAAAGTGGTGCTACCAAAATACTTGAGCCAAATAAATATTCATTATCTACTAACCAAGATCCTGGATCATTTGGATATTCAAGGAACAAAGCACGCATCATCGGCAGTCCTTTTTGAGAACTTTCTTTAGCCTGAGCATAGATGTAAGGCATTAACTCGTAACGCATGTTATCAGCTTTTCTGAAAGTTTCCAAAAAGTCTTTGCTGTATAACCAAGGCTCTCTTGGAGGCTCACCGTGGCTTCTTACGTGTGAAGTAAACATTCCGAACGGAGCCCATCTTCTGTATAAATTCTCTGGAGATTTAGTAGCAAATCCTCCCACATCATGACTCCAGAAACTGAAACCGCTTAATCCTAATGAAAGCCCGCCTCTTAACTCGGCTGACATTGCTCCGTTGCTTGTTTCGGCATCACCGCCCCAATGCAATGGGTAACGCTGGCTTCCTGCCCAAGTACTTCTGGCCCAGATTAATGTATAACCTTTTTCTTTTTGAGTAATTTCAGCAACCGCTTTGTTATAACGCAGCGGATATAAATTATGCTCATAAAAACCAGTGCGTCCAGAATGATAAATTCCTTCCGGCGGTGCAGCTTCACCAAAATCTACTTTAAAAACGGAAACGCCCTGATCGAATAATTTTTTCAATTTTGCCTGATACCAGGTTACTGTTTCAGGATTTGAGAAATCCAGTACAGCATCTTCATACGGAAGATTCCCTTTGCGGTCTCTCACTGCCAGATTTTTGTCCATGATTTCATTGAACAAGGTGTTTTTTGGTGTGAAATAAGGCAGTTGCCATAAACACACATGGTATCCGTCATCTTTCAAATCTGACATCATTTTTTGTGCGTCCGGGAAACGGGATTTTGCAAACTCATAATTGTTTCTCCAGTCTACATCAAACCAGCCTGTATCGAAGTGAATAACATCGGTTGGGATTTTATAGGCACGTAAATCTTTAGCAACCTGACGGCCTTCTTTTTCAGAAAAATAAGTAATACGGCTCATCCAGAAACCAAATGACCAAAGCGGCGGCATTGCAGCTTTTCCTGTTAAGTTGGTGTATTCGTCAAGAACTTCTTTTGGTTCTCCAATGAAGAAAAACAAATCGGCTTCATCATCACCAATATACATTTCATTGGCACTGCCGAAATATTTCCCAAAATCAACTGTGATTGGTGTCGAATGGTGCATGAAAACGCCATAACCACGGCTGCTCATATAAAACGGAACAGGTTTGTACATCGTTTCGTTCTGAATACCATTGGCATCATCTGTCCATAAAACTACTTTTTGGCCGCGTTTGTTGAATTGGGTAAATGACTCACCGCATCCAAATATTTTTTCGTCCGGCTCTAAGCTGAAAGCCGCTCCCATACTTCTGGAATAATCGCTGTTTCTGCGCACATACGAAAACGGAAGTGTTGGTGTATAAGTGTTTTTAAAATCAGAATCGTGAAGCGTGCTGGTAAGCAGTTTTCCTTTTTCGTCATAAATTTTGATATGCCATGGTTTTGACAAAATCTCAACAGAACCATGCTTGCTTGTGTATTTGTAACCGCCTTCTATTTTGGAAGATTTCCATAATTCCGGGTGATTCGGAGCAACTCCGTTAATTAACATCAAGGATTCTTTCTCTGGATGAAACTGCGGTCCGGAAGTAGTTTTAATACGAATAGAACGATCAGACACAAACTGAATCTGGAAAGGAAGTTCAGGAGACACTTCGTACTCTGTAGTTGGGAATTCATTAGCAGGAACAACACCCGGCTTCATCATCATATTGTTAAAAGCCTGACGTGTCTGGTAATTGTAACGCAGATATTTTATAGTTCCTTTTCCTGTTGCAGGATCGAAACTGGCTAACTCATCAGCAAAATAAAAAGTGTTCAAATAATTCTGAAAATCTTTGCTGATATCTATTGGAGCGTTTAATACATCCGCATTCTGGATTTGTGCCGAAGCTTTTTGCGAAAGCAGTAAACCAAAGCCCATAAAAAGCGATAAGGAAGCTAACTGTATTTTCTTCATTGTGTTTATTTTTGGTTATTAGTTAAATATTTATTCTGCTGTAATTATAATTGTATTTTGTTTTAATCCGCCAGCCTGCGCTGTCAATTCTATTTTCCCTTTTTTAGTGCCTGACTGAACAACGACTAAACATTTTCCGTTAAGCGCTGTATGCTTTAAACCTTTGTACGATTCATGACTTACTGGATCTCCGCTGCATACTCCCACAATTTTTCCGTTTCCTTTTAATGAAAATTGTATTTCGTTATTTGCTTTTGGTGAAAGCACACCTTTTGCATCCAAAATATCTACCGTTATAAAAGACAAATCGTTTCCATCCGCTTTTATTGTACTTCTGTCGGCTCTTAATTTTAATTGAGAAGGATTTCCAGCGGTTTTTATTTCGGATTCTAAAACTGTTTTTCCGTTTTTACGGGAAATGGCTTTTAAAGTTCCTGACTGAAAAGGAATTCTCCACATTACATGAAGATCGTCTCCTTTTTTACTTCGAATGCCGACTGATTTTCCGTTTAATAATAATTCTACCTCATCGGCATTATTGTAATACGCCCAAACATCAACAGTTTGTCCGGCTTTCCAGTTCCAGTGTGGTAAAAGGTGAAGAACTGTTTTGTTGGTCCATTCACTTTGGTACATATAATACACATCTTTTGGGAAACCAGCCAAATCCACAATCCCAAAATAAGAACTGATAGACGGCCACTCATAAGGAGTTGGCTCACCAATATAATCGAAGCCTGTCCAAATGTACATTCCGGCAAGGAAATCGTATTTTTTCATCACTTTCCAAGTCGCTTCGTGAGTAGAACCCCATGGTGCCTGAACCTGATCGTATGCAGATACTGTATTATCTGGATTTCCATCGGTAAATTTAAGATCCCATCTTACCGGCCATTTTTTTATTGATTGAGAATCTTCATCATAATAGCCTCGAGTTGCTAGAGCTGAAGTAGTTTCAGTTGCTATGAAAGGTGTATTTGGAAAGTTTTTTTGATGGTGCTCAAAAGTCTGGTGAGCATAGTTGTAACCGATAATATCCAAAGCTCCCGAAGTGGCTAATTTATTGAAATAAGTATCGTTTTTTTCAAACTGAAGTGTTACCTCATCAATTTTCATATTAACTGCAGGATTCATTCCAGCAGTTACTAATCGTGTGGTATCCAGTTTTTTTACGATTCCAGCTAATTCTTTGGCAATGACCGGACCTTCATCACTCCATTGTTCTGGGATTTCGTTACCGATACTCCACATAAATATACTTGGATGATTTCGGTCACGAAGGATTTGATCCTGTAAATCCCTAACATGCCATTTATCCCAGTCTAGGCTGTAATCGTATTTGGTCTTGCCTTTTTTCCACATATCAAAAGCTTCGTCCATAACAATGAAACCCATTTTGTCACAAAGATCCAAAAGCTCTGGTGCAGGAGGGTTATGGGAAGTTCTGATTCCGTTAACACCCATTTCTTTGAGAATTTCCAATTGACGTTCTATGGCTCTGGTATTAACCGCAGAACCCAATGGACCTAAATCATGGTGCATGCAGACACCTTTGATTTTGACTTGTTTTCCATTTAAAAGAAAACCTTTGTTAAGATCAAATTTGAAATATCTGATTCCGAAGCTGGTTTTGTATTCGTCAGCAATCTTGTCATCTATGCTGATTGTTGTAACCGCAGTGTACAGTTCCGGTTTTTCGTCAGACCATAAAATAGGATTATTAACGATTAAGTCTTGATTGAGAACCTGATCTGCATTTGCAGCAATGGTTATATTTTGGGTAACCGAAGTTACTTTAGTGTCTTCTTTAAAAATAGCAGTTGTTACTATCGCATTTTTGGAAACTGCATTTTGATTCTGAATCGTAGTTTCTAAACTTACCGAAGCTTTATCGGCAGTAACTTTTGGAGTGGTAATATACGTTCCCCATTGTCCAACATGTAATTTATCAGTTGTTTCCAGCCATACGTTTCTAAATATTCCAGAACCGGAATACCAGCGTGAATTGGGCTGTTTTGAATTGTCTGCCTTAACAATAATTTCGTTGTTTTTATCTCCATAATTCAAATAAGGAGACATGTCATATTGAAAACCAATATATCCATTTGGGCGTTTTCCTAAATAATGCCCGTTAATCCAGACTTCGCTGTTTTTATATACCCCATCAAAAACAATTGACGTGATTTTTTCTTTATTTTCTAAAGCAACTTTAAATGTTTTTTTATACCATCCTAAACCACCCGTAAGTGCTCCGCCTCCATAACCTGAAGGGCTTTTTTCATTAAATTTACCTTCAATACTCCAATCATGAGGAACATTTAAGGTTCTCCATTTTGTTGAAGCTGCAATCGTATCATTATCAATAATACTATCATTCAAATGAAAACTCCAATCGGAATTAAACGCAATTTTTCTGGAATTGAAGCCAGCTTCATTTCCATTACATGACACTGCTAGAACTATTATTCCCAGCAGGGCTAAAGTTTGTATAAAACTGCTTAAATATTTCATTAGATAAATTATAATATTTTTAAAGTAATATAAATGTACCGATAAGTAAATCAAAATATTACCTATCGATACATTTAATTATTATTCAAAAAGTGTTTTTATCACACTCTTAATTATAGAGAACTTAAAACAAAATGGAAAACCATATATTCACTCTTGTTTGGATCTCTTTTTCCAAACCAGATATCGGTAACAACATTGCCAGTTTTTGCAGTTTTTACAATTTTCCACTGATTTTTATCTGTTGTAGAAACGGATGCCCAAGAATTTCCAATTGGAAATGAAGGGGTTATACCTGCAAAAGTGATAATATTAGTTCCATCTGTACTTGCCGTAAAAGTTCCTGATGCTGTAGCACCTGTACTTGATACGCTGCTAACAGTGCCATTACTAGAAAATGAAATTTTATTTTTTACAACAGTAGCCTGATCAGCTGCTGTGAAAGCTGCCCAATCCGGATAATCTGCAACTGAATTCCAGTTGTTTAAGAAAGTTCCATCTAAACTTGTCCAATTGAAAGGAGTGTCTTTGCTTAACGCCCATGTTTTAGTAGTTGTAGTTGTAGTCGATAATAAATCACCTACTGTACCTCCATTTAAATCAATACTTGGATTTGGATCTGCAACAGCAGTTGGCACCCAATTGTCACTATACTCTTTTGATATAAAGTTGTAAACCAATGTTGCTGCTCCATCACAGCTGCCTTTTCTTAAAACACCAACTTGTAATGTGTTTGCAGTGATAGACATAATTTTCATTGATTTCCAGTTATCAACACAGTTCTCATATTCATTGCTATGCAAAATAGTCGCACCAGAAGTAGTTATAATTTTTTTATCAGCGTCTAAAAAGTACGTCCCTGATTCTTTACCATAACTTGGGCTCATTTTATGATCTGTTGTCAAAAATGGACCTCCATTTAAACTAAATGTCATAGTTCCATAATCGCCTTTGGCTGCAATCCATTGATTCCCTTTCCATTCTGGACTCCAATTCCAGCAATCAGTACCGTAACATCCTTTATCGCCTCCTTCTAACCATGCATTATCGGTACCGTAAAAGAACATAGGTCCTGCAAAAAATTTCGAAACTCCATTTGCATCTAAATCCAAAACCCATGTTTTAGATTTTCCAACCCCGCCCGAAAGTAAATTCCAAAGAGGATCGTTTACATAATTTAAGTTATCCTTAGTAACAGTAATTGTTACTGGATCTAATTCTACTATACCACCGCCAGTAACTGCAGTAATTTTTATCGTATAATTACCTTTAAAAGCATATTTTACAGTTTCATTAGCTTTGTTTGATTTCCCCGTAACATAGTCCCAGGTAAGTACAACACCTGGGGTAGTATTTTTCAGAATTACAGTATTTCCGCCTGGATCAGCTGCTAAATCCTGAGTAATATCAAAATGTATATCCGATTTATCAGTAATACCATCTAATGAATACGTATCCGGTGAACAAGATGGCACTAATACTAGTACCATTAACATCAAAAATGATGTAATTAATAATTTAGTCTTTTTCATTTTTTTAAATTTTTAGTTAAAATTACCAACCAGCATTTTGCTTTAAAACTCCACCAGATAACGTGATTTGTGTATTAGGAATTTGCTGCAGTCCTTTTGTAGCTTGGATTTTGGCAGCCGAAATCGTTTTTGTACCAGCAACTCCTCCGCTTAGCAAGGTTGTAGTTTCTGCAATAGCTGAAGAAGCTGTACCGATCCCCTGGCGCAATAAATCATAATATCTAATACCTTCAAGAGCAAATTCTAAATGTCTTTCTTTTAAAATATTATCTTTACTTACAGGCAGAGATACAAAACTGGCTTTATAAGCTCTTTGTCTTACTTGGTCAAAATAAGACTGAGCGCTTCCGCTTCCTAATTCAGCAGCCATCAGCAAAACATCAGCATATCTCATTACAGTATAATCCTGGAATTGACTGATGTCCCAAAACGCACTTCCCATTGCAATAGGAAGTTCAATTCCTTTATCATTAATCATTGGGCAATATTTTTTGTTGTAATATCCAGTATACTCCCTTTGATTGTTTATTTTGTCAAACGCAATGTTTTCTTCTTTAATTCCAATTACAGTTGCACCACGTCTTGTATCGTTGGCATTATAAGTATTCCATAATTTCGAATTTACAGTAACTCCCCATCCGTGTGCATAAGGAAAAGATGAAA of Flavobacterium marginilacus contains these proteins:
- a CDS encoding glycoside hydrolase family 3 C-terminal domain-containing protein, whose product is MKNKIKYAAIAVSILAFADGSAQAVKSKKQQNTYVGKEITNENDAAIEKLISQMTLEEKIGMLHGNSMFTSGGVKRLGIPELKMADGPLGVREEISRDNWSPAGLTNDFATYYPAGGALSATWNTEMGYTFGSSLGQEMRARDKDMLLSPAINIVRTPLGGRTYEYMSEDPFLNKKMAVPLIVGLQDNDVMACVKHFAANNQETNRDFVDVQIDERALREIYLPAFEASVREAKAYSIMGAYNKFRGEYLCENDYMLNKILRDEWNFKGIVVSDWAAVHSTVKSLENGLDVEMGTPKKFNEFFLADKLIVAAQKGEISEKEIDKHVRRILHTLYQVKAMGGKKRATGSIATEAHYQDAYKIASEAIVLLKNENNALPIKLDGVKSIAVIGNNAAKKNALGGFGAGVKTKREITPLEGLKNRLPASIKINYAEGYLERYDKKNAGNLGNITSTGLVTIDQLDPAKLQEAIEAAKNSDVAVVFAGSNRDYETESSDRRTLNLPFGQEELIKKVLEVNSRTIVVLIAGAPFEINDLSKKTNALVWSWFNGSEGGNALADVLLGKVNPSGKLPWTMPKKLMDSPAHATNSFPGDKAVEYKEGILVGYRWFDTKNVEPLYPFGYGLSYTTFAFSDAKADKESYADNEKITVSVTVKNTGKADGKEVVQLYASKADSKIDRAAQELKGFQKVFVGVGKSAVVTIQVPVKELAYYSTESKKWIVEPGKYILHIGNSSRDIKNKIDIVIK
- a CDS encoding GH39 family glycosyl hydrolase, translated to MKRILITVLVFINSINFNLFGQNSSSDNRIIKVNYNNVTGKMNTMFKECIGAGRANEGLRADWQQQLAMAKKECDFKYIRMHGLLTDDMAVYREDSKGNPEYNYQYVDVLFDFLLSIKMKPFVELGFMPSALASGKETIFWWKGNVTPPKDYTKWGDLIKNLTQHFTQRYGAAEVKTWYFEVWNEPNLSPGFWTGTQQDYFKLYEYAAKAVKSVDPAYKVGGPATAGAGWVPETIDFCAKNNVPIDFISTHTYGVSQGYLDEYGSTGTVLNKDEWSVSGDVINSRKQIAASAKPNLELHYTEWSTSYTPADPIHDSYHSAAYILKKLKQSGNAPNSMSYWVFTDIFEEPGPRFTPFHGGFGLLNTQGIKKPAYFSYFLMNKLGEIELKNSDTSSWATKNAKGNVQLLFWDFTYTLPEKDVNNQAYYIKDLPSKSKGEVKIEVEGLQKGKYNLEIYKVGYKVNDAYTDYFAMGRPSQLTLEQVKSIKQKNSGLPIATEKVTIDATGKYSRSYKINENDVVFFSFVKQ
- a CDS encoding glycoside hydrolase family 97 protein; translation: MLKKIILPAFLTALTVVGTAQAQKSKSYELASPGGINKIKFSLDKTVPKYAVSHGKIQVIAPSDLGFVLKGNEDFSTNFEVIDVKNSSFDETWEQVWGEKKKIRNHYNEMVVQLQQKSSEKRRLNIQFRAYDDGIAFRYEYPKQEKNDSIFIMDEKTTFNLKDDGKAWWIPANRENRDEYLFKDAPVSTLDTVLTPLTIESKSGLALSFHEANLKDFASMTLVNNTGTQLKSDLVPWADGVKVRVKDAFTSSWRTLQIGEKPGDLITSYLILNLNDPNKLGKVDYFKPYKYFGIWWGMHIGKYSFWESPIQGATTKRAEEYMDFTAKEGFHHLLIEGWNKGWTPAWYENKMHMFSFTKSADNFDLEKVVEYGNKKGVALIGYHETGSNLINYLKEVDDAFALYKRLGMHSVKIGHVGSKLNMKENHFGQFGVNYFRYILEKAASYDLAVLYHESIKDTGERRTFPNMVSREAARGQEYNAWSEGNPPSHLTIIPFTRLLSGPMDFTPGIFDVEVKQGYPGKRVHGTAAQQLALYITIYAPIQMMADLPENYEGKPALQFLKDVPTDWEDTKVLEGKIGEYITTVRKDRNSADWYLGTITNEKARDVEVSLSFLDKNATYEAQIYADAEGTDETHNPSAIAISKKTVKASDKLKLHLGGAGGTAVRFKKL